In Spirochaetae bacterium HGW-Spirochaetae-1, the following are encoded in one genomic region:
- a CDS encoding aspartate--tRNA ligase, protein MFENRTYCGEITKADQGKDVLVTGWVDAKRDLGGIIFLEVRDVTGIIQTVFDSSFSEDNARKADQTRGEYVVKVTGKVRLRSKETINPNVPSGEVEIVAESIDILNTAKVPPFQINTRDNLGEEVRLKYRFLDLRREEMKESIIQRHRLMQTARRYLSENRFFEIETPMLNKSTPEGARDFLVPSRINRGEFYALPQSPQLFKQILMVSGFDRYFQIVKCFRDEDLRNDRQPEFTQIDLEMSFINMDMIITVIEGLMRDIVKDITGRDVELPMKRMTYDEAVSKYGTDAPDLRYGLELTDCGDIFTESEFKVFSDTLADGGVVKGLAVEDGGKISRKMSDDYTEYVKIYGAKGFPMFRYKNGAFEGGIAKFLSEKEKAAVIERFNLKNDAILFFSVDKPGVVNATLANMRKKIAADLGMIDENKLAFVWVTDFPLFEYDTEAKRFAAMHHPFTAPQKEYLPMLDNLKPEDAGKVKAQAYDIVLNGSEIGGGSIRIHDSETQKKIFSLMNISDEEAKIKFSFLLEALQFGAPPHGGLALGLDRIMMLLLKRNSIRDVIAFPKTQKGQCLMSDAPSPVDLEQLRELGIRVIER, encoded by the coding sequence CCAGGGCAAAGATGTGCTCGTGACTGGATGGGTCGATGCCAAGCGCGACCTGGGGGGAATCATATTTCTCGAAGTCCGCGATGTGACTGGAATAATCCAGACCGTGTTCGATTCTTCATTTTCCGAGGATAATGCCCGCAAGGCCGACCAGACGCGCGGTGAGTATGTGGTAAAAGTTACCGGCAAGGTCAGGCTGCGGTCAAAGGAAACAATCAATCCCAATGTGCCTTCCGGGGAAGTTGAAATCGTCGCCGAAAGTATTGATATTCTCAACACTGCCAAGGTGCCTCCCTTCCAGATAAACACCCGTGACAACCTGGGCGAGGAAGTCCGGCTCAAATACCGTTTCCTGGATCTGCGCCGTGAAGAAATGAAGGAATCCATCATACAGCGGCACCGCCTCATGCAGACGGCGCGTCGCTACCTCTCGGAGAACCGTTTCTTTGAGATCGAGACTCCCATGCTGAACAAATCAACTCCCGAAGGCGCCCGTGATTTTCTCGTGCCCAGCCGCATCAACCGCGGCGAGTTCTACGCGCTTCCCCAGTCGCCGCAGCTTTTCAAACAGATTCTCATGGTATCGGGCTTCGACCGATATTTCCAGATCGTCAAATGCTTCAGGGATGAAGACCTGCGCAACGACCGACAGCCCGAGTTCACCCAGATAGACCTGGAGATGTCCTTCATAAACATGGACATGATCATCACGGTCATCGAGGGACTCATGCGGGACATCGTGAAGGACATCACGGGCCGTGATGTGGAACTTCCCATGAAGCGCATGACCTATGACGAGGCCGTGTCAAAATACGGTACGGACGCTCCTGACCTGCGCTACGGCCTGGAGCTCACGGACTGCGGAGATATATTCACCGAATCGGAGTTCAAGGTATTTTCTGACACCCTGGCCGACGGCGGCGTAGTGAAGGGCCTGGCTGTCGAGGACGGAGGAAAGATTTCCCGTAAAATGAGCGATGATTACACGGAATACGTGAAAATATACGGGGCAAAGGGCTTTCCCATGTTCCGCTACAAGAACGGCGCCTTCGAGGGCGGCATCGCCAAGTTCCTCAGCGAGAAAGAGAAGGCGGCGGTCATCGAACGGTTCAACCTCAAGAATGACGCCATACTGTTCTTTTCCGTGGACAAACCCGGCGTGGTGAATGCCACTCTGGCCAACATGAGGAAGAAGATAGCCGCTGACCTGGGTATGATCGATGAAAACAAGCTGGCCTTTGTATGGGTCACGGACTTTCCTCTTTTCGAATACGATACGGAGGCAAAACGTTTCGCGGCCATGCATCATCCCTTTACGGCGCCACAGAAAGAATATCTCCCCATGCTCGACAACCTGAAACCGGAAGATGCCGGGAAGGTGAAGGCCCAGGCCTATGACATCGTGTTGAACGGTTCCGAGATCGGCGGCGGCTCCATAAGGATCCATGACTCGGAAACGCAGAAGAAGATATTTTCTCTCATGAATATTTCCGACGAGGAGGCGAAAATCAAGTTCTCCTTTCTCCTTGAGGCACTGCAGTTCGGCGCACCGCCTCATGGCGGACTCGCCCTTGGACTGGACCGAATAATGATGCTTTTACTGAAACGGAATTCCATACGCGACGTCATCGCCTTCCCCAAGACTCAGAAAGGGCAGTGCCTCATGAGCGACGCACCGTCTCCAGTTGATCTGGAACAGCTGCGGGAGCTCGGAATCAGGGTCATTGAAAGGTAG
- the ybeY gene encoding rRNA maturation RNase YbeY: MARRRIEIFTENIELPYGKVTARFLKKILSTSSDILGLDKVAISLIVTDDAYIREINRAYRKKNKPTDVISFAYREDPFPAVNTAMEELGDIYISAERAMEQATEFGVTLKDELTRLIIHGLLHLVGYDHERSKKDEKIMERKEEEMFKAVSSS, encoded by the coding sequence ATGGCCAGAAGAAGAATTGAAATATTTACGGAGAATATCGAACTTCCCTACGGAAAAGTGACGGCCCGGTTCCTGAAGAAAATCCTTTCGACCTCCTCGGATATACTCGGACTTGATAAAGTCGCAATTTCTCTCATTGTCACCGATGATGCTTATATACGGGAAATAAACCGGGCTTACCGCAAGAAGAACAAACCTACGGACGTGATAAGTTTCGCATACCGCGAGGACCCCTTTCCCGCAGTCAATACGGCCATGGAGGAACTGGGAGACATATACATTTCGGCGGAGCGCGCCATGGAGCAGGCGACTGAGTTCGGCGTAACACTGAAGGACGAACTGACGCGGCTTATAATCCACGGTCTTCTGCATCTCGTGGGATATGATCACGAGAGATCGAAAAAAGACGAGAAAATAATGGAGCGTAAAGAAGAAGAGATGTTCAAAGCAGTCTCTTCTTCCTGA
- a CDS encoding phosphate starvation-inducible protein PhoH — MEHTFEIDDVSLYKKLCGNNDANIHILESVLGVEIIPRGNTLIISAAKDGPEKTLQALHLITDLLHDREASYELSEFDLRYLATAVLEGKKIRSDDINRLKITINETGKVIVPKTLNQARYVSSIHQGDVVFGVGPAGTGKTYLAVALALHFFLKGKVERIVLTRPAVEAGESLGFLPGDLIQKINPYLRPLYDALFEFLGFEKVYKLIEQGKIEIAPLAYMRGRTLNNAFIILDEAQNTTRSQMKMFLTRLGNKSKFVITGDITQIDLDKPRESGLLHAMKILSAIPQIEFIVFAKQDISRHPVVEKIVAAYEAKVHSE; from the coding sequence GTGGAGCATACGTTTGAGATAGATGATGTCTCTCTGTATAAAAAGCTGTGCGGGAACAATGACGCCAATATTCATATCCTTGAGTCCGTCCTGGGCGTGGAGATCATTCCCAGGGGGAACACTCTCATCATCTCGGCGGCTAAAGACGGTCCGGAAAAAACGCTCCAGGCGCTCCATCTTATAACCGATCTGCTCCACGACCGGGAAGCCTCTTATGAACTGAGCGAGTTCGACCTGCGCTATCTCGCCACGGCCGTACTCGAGGGAAAGAAGATACGTTCCGACGACATCAACAGGCTGAAGATCACCATAAATGAAACGGGGAAGGTCATTGTTCCCAAAACCCTGAACCAGGCCCGCTATGTTTCGTCCATTCACCAGGGCGATGTTGTTTTCGGCGTCGGGCCCGCCGGAACGGGAAAAACCTATCTTGCCGTGGCCCTGGCCCTGCACTTTTTTCTGAAAGGAAAGGTCGAGCGTATCGTTCTCACCCGGCCTGCAGTCGAGGCCGGGGAGAGCCTGGGTTTTCTGCCCGGCGACCTCATACAGAAAATAAATCCCTATCTCCGTCCTCTTTACGACGCGCTATTTGAGTTTCTCGGATTCGAGAAGGTGTATAAACTCATTGAACAGGGGAAAATAGAAATCGCGCCCCTGGCCTATATGCGGGGCCGGACTCTGAACAACGCTTTCATAATACTCGACGAGGCTCAGAATACGACGCGCTCCCAGATGAAGATGTTTCTGACCCGCCTGGGCAATAAATCGAAATTCGTAATAACAGGCGACATTACCCAGATAGACCTGGATAAACCCCGCGAGTCGGGACTCCTGCATGCCATGAAAATCCTGTCGGCAATACCCCAGATAGAGTTCATCGTCTTCGCAAAACAGGACATTTCCCGCCATCCCGTTGTTGAAAAAATAGTTGCAGCCTACGAGGCAAAAGTGCATAGTGAATAA